From a region of the Sporosarcina ureilytica genome:
- a CDS encoding YunC family protein, translating to MISLQPINIADHTFLSISVELPKTNLLMITNEIGYIMCGALDVGLLNEKLKDRKVIAGRAVGVKTIEELLEAPLESVTYEAENLGIKKGTIGRDALLAMI from the coding sequence TTGATTAGTTTACAACCAATTAACATTGCAGACCACACATTTTTAAGCATTTCCGTTGAATTACCCAAAACAAATCTACTCATGATTACGAATGAAATCGGTTATATTATGTGTGGTGCACTTGACGTAGGTTTGTTAAACGAAAAATTAAAGGATCGGAAAGTAATCGCAGGTCGGGCTGTCGGCGTGAAAACGATTGAAGAACTACTAGAAGCCCCGTTAGAATCTGTCACTTACGAAGCTGAGAACCTCGGCATTAAAAAAGGAACCATTGGGCGGGATGCATTGCTTGCCATGATTTAA
- a CDS encoding quaternary amine ABC transporter ATP-binding protein, with protein sequence MEKIEIKNLTKIFGAQPKQALTLLNNGDSKDEILEKTGMTVGVNKASFTVKSGEVFVIMGLSGSGKSTLIRLVNRLIEPTSGEVIIDGENLTSMDEKSLIETRRKKLGMVFQNFGLLPHRSVLSNVAYGLEIQNVDKSDREARALKIIEDVGLKGYENSYPSELSGGMQQRVGIARALTNDPDILLMDEAFSALDPIIRKEMQDELMHLQSKLGKTILFITHDLDEALKLGDRIAIMKEGEIVQIGTSEEILENPADEYVSKFVQDVDRSKVLKASHIMESPQKVANPNDSLQTVVRKMKELGRSSIFVMDDEQNYKGLVTIDDAVKASQEDLSLKNVIIEDSVRKVPLNTALSELIDVAVETKYPIAVVEDGKLLGTISRTAILSGLVLGKEKNKDEVIVT encoded by the coding sequence ATGGAAAAGATTGAAATTAAAAATCTGACAAAAATATTTGGTGCCCAACCAAAACAAGCGTTAACGCTACTGAATAATGGCGACTCAAAAGATGAGATTTTAGAGAAGACTGGGATGACGGTAGGCGTTAATAAAGCTTCTTTCACAGTAAAGTCCGGTGAAGTTTTTGTGATTATGGGATTATCCGGAAGTGGAAAATCAACATTAATTCGACTTGTGAATCGTTTAATTGAACCGACAAGTGGTGAAGTGATTATTGACGGTGAAAATTTAACGAGTATGGACGAAAAGTCGCTCATTGAAACAAGAAGAAAAAAACTTGGAATGGTGTTTCAAAATTTTGGCTTGTTGCCGCATCGTTCTGTGTTAAGCAATGTGGCATATGGGTTGGAAATTCAAAATGTTGACAAAAGCGACAGAGAAGCTAGAGCGTTAAAAATAATCGAGGATGTTGGTTTGAAAGGTTACGAAAACAGTTATCCAAGTGAATTAAGTGGCGGGATGCAACAAAGAGTTGGTATCGCGAGGGCGCTTACGAATGATCCGGATATTTTATTAATGGACGAGGCATTTAGTGCGCTGGACCCAATAATTCGCAAAGAAATGCAAGACGAGTTGATGCATTTACAAAGTAAACTTGGGAAAACCATCCTCTTTATTACGCATGATTTAGATGAAGCGTTAAAACTCGGTGACCGAATTGCGATTATGAAAGAGGGAGAAATTGTTCAAATTGGAACATCGGAAGAAATTTTAGAGAATCCAGCAGATGAGTATGTATCCAAGTTTGTACAAGATGTAGATCGCTCGAAAGTATTGAAGGCGTCACATATTATGGAATCTCCTCAAAAAGTTGCGAATCCAAATGATAGTCTTCAAACGGTTGTTCGTAAAATGAAGGAATTAGGACGTTCGAGCATTTTTGTGATGGATGACGAGCAAAACTACAAAGGGCTAGTTACCATTGATGATGCTGTGAAAGCAAGTCAAGAAGACCTATCGCTAAAGAATGTAATCATTGAAGACTCGGTACGAAAAGTACCTTTGAATACAGCGTTAAGTGAACTGATAGATGTTGCGGTCGAAACGAAATATCCAATAGCGGTTGTGGAAGATGGAAAGCTATTAGGGACCATCTCCCGTACAGCAATTCTATCTGGACTTGTCCTTGGAAAGGAAAAAAACAAGGATGAGGTGATTGTAACATGA
- a CDS encoding low molecular weight protein-tyrosine-phosphatase, producing MIRVLFVCLGNICRSPMAEAVFRHQIKAENLDGKITVDSAGTSNWHIGKRPHDGTLAKLEELNISTEGMVGRQLAGEDLEEFNYIVGMDESNIGNIRSMLEEPEHPKIFRFLDLTDHRKDVPDPYYTGDFDETYELVEEGCQALLNKIKKEHSLA from the coding sequence ATGATTCGTGTTTTGTTTGTCTGTCTTGGAAATATTTGTCGTTCGCCCATGGCGGAAGCTGTTTTTCGCCACCAAATTAAAGCAGAGAATTTAGATGGTAAAATTACCGTAGATTCTGCTGGGACAAGTAATTGGCATATTGGTAAACGTCCTCATGATGGAACATTAGCGAAACTAGAAGAATTAAATATTTCTACAGAGGGAATGGTAGGGCGTCAACTTGCTGGAGAGGACTTAGAGGAATTCAATTATATTGTGGGAATGGATGAGAGTAATATTGGAAATATCCGGTCGATGTTGGAAGAGCCGGAGCATCCAAAAATCTTTCGCTTCCTCGATTTAACAGACCATCGTAAAGATGTACCTGACCCATATTACACGGGAGATTTTGATGAAACTTATGAACTGGTAGAAGAAGGGTGTCAAGCTTTATTGAATAAGATAAAAAAAGAGCATAGCCTTGCATAG
- a CDS encoding methionine ABC transporter ATP-binding protein, which yields MIELIDIEKSFGDIKAVRPLSLTIHKGEIHGIVGTSGAGKSTLIRMMNLLERPDKGTVRVGSQNLTSLTERDLRKARQRIGMIFQQFQLVLNRTVAENVEMPLELVGFKKSERKKRVKECLQFVGIADKHDAYPAELSGGQKQRVAIARALANHPSVLLCDEPTSSLDPETTLEVLQVLHHIKQTLGVTIVIVTHEMDVIKSICERVSIMKNGQLIDSFAIQPVGIIQKEDQYIEDLRKLAVVNK from the coding sequence ATGATTGAGCTTATAGATATTGAGAAATCATTCGGGGACATTAAGGCTGTCCGGCCTTTATCGTTAACAATTCATAAAGGAGAAATTCATGGCATTGTTGGAACGAGTGGTGCTGGAAAATCTACGTTAATTCGAATGATGAATCTTTTGGAAAGACCCGATAAAGGGACTGTACGTGTTGGTTCCCAAAACTTAACTTCACTCACAGAACGTGATTTACGTAAAGCGAGACAGCGTATCGGAATGATTTTCCAACAATTTCAATTAGTCCTCAATCGTACAGTTGCTGAAAATGTAGAAATGCCACTTGAACTGGTTGGCTTCAAAAAGAGCGAAAGAAAGAAACGTGTAAAGGAATGTCTGCAATTTGTAGGCATTGCAGATAAACACGATGCTTATCCTGCTGAATTAAGCGGTGGCCAAAAACAAAGAGTTGCGATTGCGCGTGCATTAGCGAATCACCCTTCTGTTCTCTTATGTGACGAACCAACTTCATCACTCGATCCGGAAACGACGCTAGAAGTACTTCAAGTACTACACCATATTAAGCAAACATTAGGTGTCACGATTGTTATCGTAACGCATGAAATGGATGTCATCAAAAGCATTTGTGAACGGGTCTCCATTATGAAAAATGGACAACTCATTGATAGTTTCGCCATTCAACCCGTAGGCATTATACAAAAAGAGGACCAATACATAGAAGATTTAAGAAAATTAGCGGTGGTGAATAAATAA
- a CDS encoding DEAD/DEAH box helicase yields the protein MQVKTNTNIRDTMQCALDITANARNGMLKWFNSEHALFASQQSFHVFIEKKPENRHGNISFSIFFDTIQNENLANHLNDRVAVMDCVIKNEGFLATGFHVRGKREPVATNRRFSTNLKFVLNRRMAAQIPIELYTALRELPIAEERSEYVKKRIASWEGYLRIQELNADVEDINTTFTAPRFSEDFSKIQIICPELQGKVMRAMNGFSANITGLSGDIGNVVQVKPSQKMIEIELTPTYKNRARRHDLNIHSFREIKFSNFAELSQVRRLRKGFKDLQDGLAANANLEKVLFEERPVVRISKEKKDLVFHNRLNQFQREAVTGAMTAHDLYVIQGPPGTGKTTVISEICYQNAKAGLRTLVASQANLAVDNALGRLLDDQDIRILRYGRTESIEEEGKKFIEENVALHWKEQTMQALAQELQQHKEKADQLEKDYLNYEQQLAANKDAIKLIEAKIIEKEQVQVEHDALMSTLEQLNKEETNLYKEQEKLTNEQQQLEENLQQVEEKVERLEKQVQLHEIHAEEKAMAETVEYEIMEIQQSIDYRTMHEQQHQLEQELAILHEEKTSNDNRLQQFEQFLEASMFILKLDDFQACLLKFHIDVPSVTHTKITELQHLIMKIKESLSKNTYDVWNSLEQRLDKAIPMVENILREQGFLTQAVQRTFQGQNRSPDEVHAFLDRMGRFLVAPQMKQLLVTRNYSAEKYDALEKIASAYTFLKQQKQHARMQYAYIDQQKTMIEQSKRLFKEIKKETIEAVNRSTDEIMSRLEMIAEKMTEVPAKQTQLKKKLEALPKQNLSMDHSITELNESLEHLKERSAAYKQKRQAYDAYQMEFENNQKTVIELTEAIDKNTDMQKEKQQEIERIKEKSVQNENSRAALQEILQSEPEKEQEMLSKSIEDNQKKIEAITIEKEQLPMKEAIQQQWLTMLENATDYDLDEIKKLYIQHANVIGTTCVASARRDFMEDYPTFDVVIIDEVSKATPPELLLPMLKGKKIILVGDHHQLPPLMGQETLEEFLEESTDAKEKKELEQLLKESLFERLFRTLPKQNKTMLGIQYRMHEKIMDTITPFYKEGDYALQCGLENSDVDRDHLLESRHYNRNNHLLWFDIPNEKPFFEDRVKGGTSRFNEAELSKIRMLLVDLNKATDEAIQAGRLKSGAKKNVGVISFYGEQVKRIDRLIHHELNLPHLHCRTGSVDKFQGMEMDVIILSFVRNHDHPGGDIGFAKDYRRLNVALSRARELLMIVGSADMFTKRPKNKHTRQMFERLLNNVQEQEGFRQLQVEVN from the coding sequence ATGCAAGTAAAAACGAATACGAATATCCGTGATACGATGCAATGTGCCCTCGATATTACGGCGAATGCACGTAATGGAATGTTGAAATGGTTTAATAGTGAACACGCATTATTCGCATCACAACAAAGTTTTCATGTGTTTATTGAAAAGAAACCAGAAAATCGTCATGGGAATATATCTTTTTCAATTTTCTTTGATACGATTCAAAATGAAAATCTAGCGAATCATTTAAATGATCGAGTTGCTGTGATGGATTGTGTGATTAAAAATGAAGGATTTTTAGCGACAGGTTTCCATGTTCGTGGGAAAAGGGAACCAGTCGCAACGAATAGACGATTTTCAACGAATTTAAAATTTGTTTTGAATCGTCGAATGGCTGCGCAAATACCAATTGAGCTTTATACGGCACTGCGTGAATTGCCGATAGCAGAAGAACGTTCGGAATATGTGAAAAAAAGAATCGCGAGTTGGGAAGGGTACTTACGAATTCAAGAGTTGAATGCGGACGTAGAAGATATAAATACAACTTTTACAGCCCCACGATTTAGCGAAGATTTTAGCAAGATACAAATTATATGTCCTGAACTTCAAGGGAAAGTAATGCGTGCGATGAATGGATTTAGTGCGAATATTACTGGGCTTTCCGGGGATATTGGCAATGTCGTGCAAGTGAAACCATCGCAAAAAATGATTGAAATTGAATTAACGCCTACCTATAAAAATAGAGCAAGACGACATGATTTGAACATTCATTCATTTCGGGAAATCAAATTTAGTAATTTTGCCGAATTAAGTCAAGTACGCCGTCTTCGAAAAGGATTTAAAGATTTACAAGATGGATTAGCTGCGAATGCCAATTTAGAAAAAGTTCTTTTTGAAGAACGACCTGTTGTCCGGATTTCAAAAGAAAAGAAAGACCTAGTATTTCATAATCGACTCAACCAATTTCAGCGTGAAGCAGTGACGGGGGCGATGACGGCACATGATTTATATGTCATTCAAGGCCCACCTGGAACTGGGAAAACGACGGTTATTTCAGAAATTTGTTACCAAAATGCGAAAGCAGGACTCCGAACGCTTGTTGCTTCACAGGCAAATTTAGCTGTAGATAATGCGCTTGGCCGACTGTTAGATGACCAAGATATTCGAATTCTACGCTACGGCCGTACGGAAAGTATTGAAGAAGAAGGCAAGAAATTCATTGAGGAAAACGTTGCACTGCATTGGAAAGAACAAACGATGCAAGCATTGGCACAAGAATTGCAACAGCATAAAGAGAAAGCGGACCAACTGGAAAAGGATTATTTAAATTATGAACAACAGTTAGCAGCTAACAAAGACGCTATTAAATTGATTGAAGCGAAAATCATTGAAAAAGAACAAGTTCAAGTTGAACATGATGCGCTTATGTCAACGTTGGAACAATTAAATAAAGAGGAAACTAATTTATACAAAGAACAAGAGAAACTGACGAATGAACAGCAACAACTGGAGGAAAATCTCCAGCAGGTAGAAGAAAAAGTTGAACGACTAGAAAAACAAGTTCAGTTGCACGAAATTCATGCGGAAGAAAAAGCGATGGCGGAAACAGTTGAATATGAAATCATGGAAATTCAACAATCAATTGATTACAGGACAATGCATGAGCAACAACATCAACTTGAGCAAGAATTGGCTATATTGCATGAAGAAAAAACTTCAAATGATAATCGGTTACAGCAATTCGAACAATTTCTAGAAGCATCAATGTTTATTTTAAAATTAGATGACTTTCAAGCATGTTTGTTGAAGTTTCATATCGACGTACCATCTGTGACGCATACAAAAATAACAGAATTACAGCATCTTATTATGAAAATAAAAGAAAGTTTATCAAAAAATACATATGATGTCTGGAATTCGCTTGAACAACGCTTAGATAAAGCCATTCCTATGGTAGAAAATATCTTGCGGGAACAAGGCTTTTTAACGCAAGCCGTTCAAAGAACTTTTCAAGGACAAAATCGTTCACCAGACGAAGTCCATGCATTTTTAGATCGAATGGGACGATTTTTAGTAGCACCGCAAATGAAACAACTTCTAGTAACGAGAAACTATTCAGCGGAAAAATATGATGCATTGGAGAAGATTGCTTCTGCCTATACATTTTTAAAACAACAAAAACAACACGCTCGCATGCAGTATGCCTATATTGATCAACAAAAAACAATGATTGAACAATCGAAACGTCTTTTTAAAGAGATAAAAAAAGAAACAATCGAAGCGGTTAATCGTTCGACGGATGAAATCATGAGCCGGTTAGAAATGATTGCTGAAAAAATGACTGAAGTGCCGGCGAAGCAAACACAGTTAAAGAAGAAACTTGAAGCTTTACCAAAACAAAATTTGAGCATGGATCATTCAATTACAGAATTAAATGAGTCACTCGAGCATCTAAAAGAGCGCTCCGCAGCGTACAAACAAAAGCGACAAGCTTATGATGCGTATCAAATGGAATTTGAAAATAACCAAAAGACGGTTATTGAACTGACAGAAGCCATCGATAAAAATACGGATATGCAAAAAGAAAAGCAACAAGAAATCGAACGAATCAAGGAAAAGTCCGTTCAAAATGAAAACAGTCGAGCTGCGCTACAAGAAATTTTGCAATCAGAGCCAGAAAAAGAACAAGAGATGCTTTCGAAAAGTATAGAAGATAATCAGAAAAAAATTGAAGCTATAACAATTGAAAAAGAACAACTTCCAATGAAAGAAGCTATACAACAACAATGGCTAACGATGTTAGAAAATGCAACGGATTATGACTTGGATGAAATTAAAAAACTATATATTCAACATGCGAATGTTATCGGGACAACTTGTGTTGCCTCGGCAAGACGAGATTTTATGGAAGATTATCCTACGTTTGACGTTGTCATTATCGATGAAGTATCGAAAGCAACGCCTCCTGAATTACTTTTACCAATGCTTAAAGGAAAGAAAATAATTTTAGTAGGCGACCATCATCAATTACCGCCACTTATGGGACAAGAAACGCTTGAAGAATTTCTTGAGGAAAGTACGGATGCTAAGGAAAAGAAAGAACTTGAGCAATTATTAAAAGAATCATTATTTGAGCGGTTGTTTAGAACGTTGCCAAAGCAAAATAAGACGATGCTCGGCATTCAATATCGTATGCACGAAAAAATTATGGATACGATCACGCCATTTTACAAAGAAGGCGACTATGCCTTACAATGCGGCCTGGAAAACTCCGATGTTGATAGAGACCATTTACTGGAATCTCGACATTATAATCGTAACAATCATCTATTATGGTTTGATATTCCGAACGAAAAACCGTTTTTTGAGGACCGTGTAAAAGGCGGGACAAGTCGCTTTAATGAAGCTGAATTATCAAAGATTCGAATGTTATTAGTTGATTTAAACAAAGCAACTGATGAAGCGATTCAAGCAGGTAGATTAAAATCTGGGGCGAAGAAAAATGTTGGCGTGATTAGTTTTTACGGCGAACAAGTGAAGAGAATTGACCGTTTGATTCATCATGAATTAAATTTACCTCACCTACATTGCAGAACCGGTTCCGTTGACAAATTTCAAGGGATGGAAATGGATGTCATTATTTTAAGTTTCGTTCGAAATCATGACCATCCAGGTGGAGATATTGGTTTCGCGAAAGATTACCGCCGCCTAAATGTTGCCTTATCACGGGCAAGGGAATTACTTATGATTGTTGGAAGTGCAGATATGTTTACGAAAAGACCGAAAAATAAGCATACGCGACAAATGTTTGAACGATTATTAAACAATGTACAGGAGCAAGAAGGTTTTAGGCAATTACAGGTAGAGGTGAACTAA
- a CDS encoding transcriptional regulator has protein sequence MRTKLVQSMQNASMLEMIYLAKDGVISKRKIHILHVNEDTFQAYCHLRKCRRTFKVDNVLALAPIFRYESLVI, from the coding sequence GTGCGAACTAAGTTGGTACAGTCAATGCAAAATGCGTCAATGCTCGAAATGATTTATCTGGCTAAAGATGGTGTCATTAGTAAAAGGAAGATTCATATTCTTCACGTAAACGAAGATACTTTTCAAGCGTATTGTCATTTACGAAAATGTAGACGAACTTTTAAAGTTGACAATGTGCTGGCACTTGCTCCGATTTTTCGATACGAAAGCCTGGTGATCTAG
- a CDS encoding MetQ/NlpA family ABC transporter substrate-binding protein: protein MKKLLTILFATMLFLAACNSAKETNETTDGAASDDVVKIKVASLIPPMTDMLEAVKPALKEDGVDMEIVILGDNVQPNQALKDKEVDANFFQHPPYMEQFNEAHDANLVVVQPVYHAMLGAYSNKYNSVDELPEGAEVAAPNDSSNLARALLLLEKGGLITLEEGVGLTATQKDIVDNPKNLKITEVDLLMLARTIDDVDLVTMLPAYAEPLGLTPKNNSLIDEGESDFPIVVVAREDNANDEAIQKLAKHMAGPEIAKFIEENFSDTYMTASE from the coding sequence ATGAAGAAATTACTCACCATATTATTTGCCACAATGTTGTTTCTGGCAGCATGTAACTCAGCAAAAGAGACAAATGAAACTACGGACGGGGCTGCATCAGATGACGTTGTCAAGATTAAAGTTGCTTCCCTGATTCCGCCAATGACAGATATGTTAGAAGCGGTTAAACCTGCACTAAAAGAAGACGGTGTCGATATGGAAATTGTGATTTTAGGAGATAACGTACAGCCAAACCAAGCGTTAAAAGATAAAGAAGTCGACGCAAATTTTTTCCAACATCCTCCGTATATGGAGCAGTTTAATGAGGCGCATGACGCAAACCTTGTCGTTGTACAACCTGTTTATCACGCAATGCTAGGTGCTTACTCTAATAAATATAATAGCGTTGATGAACTACCTGAAGGCGCTGAAGTTGCAGCGCCAAACGATTCTTCCAACTTGGCGCGTGCTTTATTACTGCTCGAAAAAGGCGGTCTCATCACGTTAGAAGAAGGTGTTGGATTAACAGCAACACAAAAAGACATCGTAGACAATCCGAAAAACCTTAAAATTACAGAAGTTGACCTGTTGATGCTTGCCCGTACAATCGACGATGTTGACTTAGTCACAATGCTTCCTGCTTACGCAGAGCCACTAGGATTAACACCTAAAAACAACTCATTAATTGATGAAGGTGAATCAGACTTCCCGATTGTGGTCGTTGCACGTGAAGACAATGCGAATGATGAAGCAATCCAAAAACTTGCGAAACATATGGCAGGACCTGAAATCGCAAAGTTTATTGAAGAAAACTTTTCAGATACGTATATGACTGCATCTGAATAA
- the ytaF gene encoding sporulation membrane protein YtaF yields the protein MIWIAILAFAISSSIDNLGVGMSYGIQKVQIKPKQNLLIATICFLFSMGGIYLGIWIFTIIPGMLPVILGAVLLFIIGIRIILLAKPKHHEQPEVNEQETGLKGILKNPEVVGDSGAKSIGWIESIVLGIALSANALTNGIGAGLIGLSPLAISITAAIGSFFSVWIGVKIGSKVADIRIGAFTLGQFGTLLSGVILLVIAVVAFSNIYS from the coding sequence GTGATTTGGATAGCGATTTTAGCTTTTGCAATTTCTTCTAGTATCGATAATTTAGGGGTCGGTATGTCGTATGGGATTCAGAAGGTACAAATTAAACCAAAACAAAATCTGTTAATTGCTACGATTTGTTTTCTGTTTAGTATGGGGGGCATTTACCTTGGCATTTGGATTTTTACAATTATCCCCGGTATGCTTCCAGTCATCTTGGGTGCTGTTTTGTTATTTATCATTGGGATTCGTATCATTCTTTTAGCGAAGCCTAAGCATCATGAACAGCCCGAAGTGAATGAACAAGAAACAGGACTAAAAGGGATTTTAAAAAATCCAGAAGTTGTTGGAGATAGTGGGGCCAAAAGTATTGGTTGGATAGAATCAATTGTGTTAGGGATTGCATTGTCCGCCAACGCGTTGACGAATGGGATTGGTGCAGGGCTTATCGGATTGTCTCCTTTAGCCATTTCAATCACAGCTGCTATCGGAAGTTTTTTTAGTGTTTGGATTGGTGTGAAGATTGGTAGCAAAGTAGCTGATATACGTATCGGTGCATTTACGCTTGGACAATTCGGTACGTTATTAAGTGGGGTTATTTTATTGGTCATTGCAGTTGTCGCTTTTTCGAATATTTACAGTTAA
- a CDS encoding methionine ABC transporter permease, producing the protein MEKIIAYQPEIWLAIWQTFIMVGISILAAILIGLPLGTYLYLSRKGNLYEHKLLFSILDTFVNIVRSFPFLLLVVFLIPFTRLVVGTAIGTTAATVPLSIIAFAYYARLVEQSLLDVPKGIIEAAISMGATKTQIIFKFLYREARSGLIFGLTTATISFVSYSTVMGIVGGGGVGDFAIRYGYQRFETELMTFTIIMMVILVQIIQVTGTTVSKKLDKRS; encoded by the coding sequence ATGGAGAAAATCATCGCTTATCAACCAGAAATTTGGCTTGCGATTTGGCAAACGTTTATTATGGTCGGCATTTCAATTCTTGCGGCCATACTCATCGGTTTGCCGCTCGGAACGTACTTGTATTTAAGTAGAAAAGGAAATTTATATGAGCATAAATTGCTATTTTCAATTTTAGATACCTTTGTCAATATTGTACGTTCATTTCCATTTTTACTGCTTGTCGTCTTTTTAATCCCTTTTACACGGTTAGTTGTTGGGACAGCAATTGGAACGACTGCTGCGACGGTTCCATTGTCCATTATTGCATTTGCTTATTATGCACGACTGGTTGAACAATCTTTATTAGATGTACCTAAAGGGATTATCGAAGCCGCAATTTCAATGGGCGCTACGAAAACGCAAATTATCTTCAAATTTCTATACCGAGAAGCACGTTCAGGACTTATTTTCGGTCTAACGACTGCTACAATAAGTTTTGTCTCTTACTCTACAGTAATGGGGATAGTAGGTGGAGGAGGCGTTGGAGATTTCGCCATTCGATACGGTTACCAACGATTTGAAACGGAATTAATGACTTTTACCATTATCATGATGGTTATTCTCGTGCAAATCATTCAAGTTACAGGTACGACAGTCTCTAAAAAACTAGATAAACGTTCTTAA
- a CDS encoding ABC transporter permease has protein sequence MNYFHFPLEEWTNRFVDDWLLPNLSGFFDKISTVLSSLVDGVTYLLTAIPAEVIVLIFLLIAWKIAGKGMALFTLIGTLFIGSVDLWVEAMQTFSIVIVSTVISIVIGIPVGIFTAVNRTADRIVRPILDFMQTLPSFVYLIPAILLFGLGNVPAVIATFIFAAPPAVRMTALGIRQVPNDVIEASRAFGTTSRQLLFKVQVPLAMPTIMAGVNQSIMLALSMAVVASMIGAPGLGTTVLTGISTVNVGLGLTGGLAIVVLAILLDRITQKLGQK, from the coding sequence ATGAATTATTTTCATTTTCCGTTAGAAGAATGGACAAATCGTTTTGTTGATGACTGGCTGCTTCCGAATTTGAGCGGCTTTTTTGATAAAATTAGTACTGTATTAAGTTCACTAGTTGATGGTGTCACGTATCTATTAACAGCAATTCCAGCAGAAGTTATTGTCTTAATTTTTCTATTGATAGCCTGGAAGATTGCGGGCAAAGGAATGGCTTTATTTACATTAATCGGCACCTTATTTATCGGGTCGGTTGATCTTTGGGTCGAAGCGATGCAAACGTTTTCGATTGTTATTGTATCGACTGTTATTTCGATTGTTATAGGAATTCCAGTGGGGATTTTTACTGCGGTAAATCGGACGGCAGATCGTATCGTTCGTCCAATTTTAGATTTTATGCAAACATTACCTAGTTTTGTGTACTTAATTCCTGCAATATTATTATTCGGATTAGGGAACGTACCGGCAGTCATTGCGACATTTATCTTTGCGGCACCTCCCGCAGTTCGTATGACTGCGTTAGGCATTAGACAAGTTCCGAACGATGTTATTGAAGCATCGAGAGCATTCGGAACAACATCAAGGCAATTGTTGTTTAAAGTTCAAGTTCCTTTAGCAATGCCAACGATTATGGCAGGCGTTAACCAATCAATCATGTTAGCCTTATCCATGGCAGTTGTGGCATCTATGATTGGTGCTCCAGGACTTGGAACAACAGTCTTAACAGGGATTTCAACGGTAAACGTTGGCCTTGGATTGACGGGTGGATTAGCAATTGTTGTCCTCGCTATTTTACTAGATAGAATTACCCAGAAACTTGGGCAAAAATAA
- a CDS encoding glycine betaine ABC transporter substrate-binding protein — MTVKRFLVGMMAVFVLVFLAACSSGGTKDEGNGDTATAKKDQTIKFGVTPWTSTVPPTKIAKLILEDMGYKVEETNADVSSIYIGLSRGDLNVYMDSWFPTHQIHLDKYEGKVEDTAISYSDARSGLIVPTYMEDINKIEDLKGKEDLFDHKIYGVEPGGNAAKIIDELIEGYDLDMEQVNSSEGGMLAQAIRLIEQEKPVVFYGWRPHTMFNKLDIKVIDDSKGYFSNPEIHVMTNAGLKEEAPEAYEFLSNWSISIDDVEEMIVAIEEGGDPEEVAREWIDNNQDKVNEMIGK, encoded by the coding sequence ATGACTGTGAAAAGGTTTTTAGTCGGAATGATGGCAGTATTTGTTTTAGTATTTTTAGCCGCTTGTTCATCTGGCGGAACGAAAGACGAAGGGAACGGAGATACGGCGACTGCTAAGAAAGATCAAACCATTAAATTTGGTGTAACGCCGTGGACGAGTACTGTTCCACCTACAAAAATTGCTAAACTGATACTAGAAGATATGGGTTATAAAGTTGAGGAAACAAATGCTGACGTAAGCAGTATTTATATCGGTTTATCACGTGGTGACTTAAACGTTTATATGGATTCCTGGTTCCCGACTCACCAAATCCATTTGGACAAGTACGAAGGAAAAGTTGAAGATACGGCGATTAGTTATTCTGACGCTCGTTCGGGCTTAATTGTCCCAACTTATATGGAAGACATTAATAAAATTGAAGATTTAAAAGGCAAAGAAGATTTATTTGACCATAAAATTTATGGTGTTGAGCCAGGCGGTAATGCTGCTAAAATCATTGATGAGCTAATTGAAGGCTATGACTTAGATATGGAACAAGTGAACTCATCTGAAGGCGGTATGCTTGCACAAGCAATTCGTTTAATTGAACAGGAAAAACCTGTTGTATTTTATGGCTGGCGTCCACATACAATGTTTAACAAGCTTGATATTAAAGTAATTGATGATTCTAAAGGGTACTTCAGTAACCCGGAAATTCATGTCATGACGAACGCAGGTCTTAAAGAAGAAGCGCCGGAAGCTTATGAGTTCCTAAGCAACTGGAGTATTTCTATTGACGATGTAGAAGAAATGATTGTTGCAATTGAAGAGGGCGGAGACCCGGAAGAAGTTGCACGTGAGTGGATTGATAATAATCAAGATAAAGTAAATGAAATGATTGGTAAATAA